Genomic DNA from Flavobacteriales bacterium:
CCGTGAACATTAATATAATCGATGTCTTCTGCTTTAATTCCTGCATCTTTTAAGGCATTGCGCATAACATTCAATGCACCTAATCCTTCCGGATGAGGGGCAGTAAGATGGTGTGCATCGGCCGACATCCCGCCGCCTACTACTTCGGCGTAAATTTTTGCTCCTCTTTTTTTGGCGTGCTCATATTCCTCAAGAATTAAGCAACCTGCTCCTTCACCCAATACAAAACCATCACGATCCTTATCGAAAGGACGGGATGCTGTTTCGGGAGAATCGTTGCGGGTGGACAAAGCATGCAACGCGTTAAATCCGCCAACTCCTGTTTCGTGTACCGTAGCTTCAGAACCTCCGGTAATGATCACATCTGCTTTCCCTAATCGAATATAGGTAAAGGCGTCGTTAATCGCGTTGGTGGAGGAAGCACAGGCAGAAACCGTGGTGAAATTGGGTCCTCTAAAACCGTAATGAATGGAAATGTGCCCGCTGGCAATATCCGCAATCATTTTAGGGATAAAGAAGGGATTAAAACGAGGTGTTCCGTCGCCGCCGAAAAAACCCTGACATTCGTCCTGAAAAGTTTTTAATCCTCCAATTCCGGATCCCCAAATAACCCCGGCACGATCCAGATCGATCGTTTGAGGGTCGATGGAAGAATCTTTCATGGCTTCAGCAACTGCAACCAATGCAAATTGAGTGTACTGGTCAATTTTGCGGGCTTCCTTTTTCTCGAAATGATCTTCGGGATTAAAATTCTTTACCTCACAGGCAAAGCGGGTTTTAAACTTACTGGCATCGAAACGAGTAATCGGAGCAGCTCCGCTAACGCCTTTAATAAGGCTGGCGAAATATTCAGGCGCTGTACTCCCTATAGGTGTAAGCGCACCAATCCCTGTTACGACAACTCGTTTCAATTCCATAAGCTTTTTTTAGAGGGAAGTAATTACTTCGCGTTGTTCTGAATGTAAGTGATAGCATCACCTACAGTGGCGATCTTTTCAGCCTGATCGTCCGGAATCGCAATATTGAATTCCTTTTCAAACTCCATGATAAGCTCAACGGTGTCTAATGAATCGGCTCCAAGATCATTTGTGAAACTTGCAGCTTCAGTTACTTCCGCCTCGTCAACACCTAATTTATCAACGATGATTGCGATTACTCTTGACTTGATGTCAGACATGATTTTCTCCTTTCTTATTTGGTATTACAGGGTGCAAAGAAAAAACCTTTTTGGAAAATTATCAAAATCTTTTTTCGCACAGCTAATAGTTTGTTTCTCAAAACCATATGGAAAACCCCGCTATCCCTTACGAATTCAACGCTTTGAGGCGGACCGAACTTCTTCAATTAATCCGTTTTTTGCCCCTTCGGCATCCACAATTGGCACATAACGGCCTCCCCCCATGGTAGCAATGCTTTCCATAGATTTCGCATCACGTTCCGTGTTTTTAATGGCCAAAACACTTGTAACAATCCCTTTTTTGTAATAACGCTTCACCAAAGGTGCAACATCGGAGGTGTAAAGGTTAAATGCTCCATCGGTTGCCATAATTACTTGGTTGTTTCCGTTTGGAATAAAATGGCGCATGGCCATCTCATAAGCTAACTTCATTCCTTCCGATCCTGCAGTATTCCCGCTTCCTTCCATGGTGCGGATACGGTCAATTATCGTTTGTTTATCACTGCCGGAAATGTTATCCATGATTACCCGGGCTTGTGAGGAATAAACGACTAAGGAAACTTTATCGTCAGGTCCCAGACCCGCACATA
This window encodes:
- the fabF gene encoding beta-ketoacyl-ACP synthase II; translation: MELKRVVVTGIGALTPIGSTAPEYFASLIKGVSGAAPITRFDASKFKTRFACEVKNFNPEDHFEKKEARKIDQYTQFALVAVAEAMKDSSIDPQTIDLDRAGVIWGSGIGGLKTFQDECQGFFGGDGTPRFNPFFIPKMIADIASGHISIHYGFRGPNFTTVSACASSTNAINDAFTYIRLGKADVIITGGSEATVHETGVGGFNALHALSTRNDSPETASRPFDKDRDGFVLGEGAGCLILEEYEHAKKRGAKIYAEVVGGGMSADAHHLTAPHPEGLGALNVMRNALKDAGIKAEDIDYINVHGTSTPLGDIAETKAIVGVFGEHAYKLNISSTKSMTGHLLGAAGAIEALACVLAVSQDIIPPTINHFTDDPDLDNRLNLTFHTAQKRTVNYALSNTFGFGGHNASIILKKFQG
- a CDS encoding acyl carrier protein, with amino-acid sequence MSDIKSRVIAIIVDKLGVDEAEVTEAASFTNDLGADSLDTVELIMEFEKEFNIAIPDDQAEKIATVGDAITYIQNNAK